A DNA window from Flammeovirga agarivorans contains the following coding sequences:
- a CDS encoding OmpA family protein — protein sequence MQRFFSLYILLIFFSFNANAQEEDVTSNPLVLKLGGYDLLYSEVKFDEIEFPMSDVDIIPLSGNKTFATFKATGERHPDGQQILQTYFDKVRSLRGKPLFKGDNYGSFQVKSNNKKFWCVIETHENGDSYTVTIIGQDRIQEAETAQEMLELLKSQGSVDLYFQFATGSATLSKASQQTVDELSMLLKRYAPKLKLSIEGHTDNVGSVSANKKLSLNRAIAVKKQLVRKGIDPNRLETVGWGSERPISSNDDEKGRMKNRRVSIKAIN from the coding sequence ATGCAAAGATTTTTTTCATTATATATTTTACTCATTTTCTTTTCTTTTAATGCTAATGCTCAAGAAGAAGATGTAACATCTAACCCTTTAGTTTTAAAGCTAGGAGGGTATGATTTACTTTATAGCGAAGTGAAATTTGATGAAATAGAGTTCCCAATGAGTGATGTGGATATTATTCCATTAAGTGGTAATAAAACTTTTGCAACTTTTAAGGCTACAGGAGAGCGTCACCCAGATGGACAACAGATTTTGCAAACTTATTTTGATAAAGTGAGATCTTTAAGAGGTAAGCCCCTTTTCAAAGGAGATAATTATGGATCTTTTCAAGTAAAATCGAACAATAAGAAATTTTGGTGCGTGATTGAAACTCATGAAAATGGAGATTCATATACGGTAACCATTATTGGTCAAGATAGAATTCAAGAGGCCGAGACTGCACAAGAAATGTTGGAATTGTTGAAATCACAAGGTTCAGTAGATTTATATTTCCAATTTGCAACAGGTAGTGCAACATTATCAAAAGCCTCTCAACAGACGGTAGATGAACTTTCAATGTTGTTAAAACGCTATGCTCCAAAACTTAAACTAAGTATAGAAGGGCATACCGATAATGTAGGTAGTGTATCAGCCAATAAGAAACTATCACTTAATAGAGCAATTGCAGTAAAAAAGCAATTAGTTAGGAAAGGGATTGATCCAAATCGATTGGAAACTGTTGGATGGGGTTCTGAAAGGCCGATTTCATCAAATGATGATGAAAAAGGTAGAATGAAAAACCGTAGAGTTTCGATAAAAGCAATCAACTAG
- a CDS encoding tetratricopeptide repeat protein translates to MKQYFTLILLTLAFFSCDENAKRNQSFIKGRDALQMKEFEKAEIQLKLALEEDSLFTEAWNNLGIAYDGQGKTYEALNAYNIALKQDNCLEDAYQNKANVYFKLKDLDKAIKTVSKGLTCNPENTSLLLNRATLLEEKGDFQAALADLKQLKEISGISDVLYTNLGFVFYHIGILDSAFHYSLMAIEINHKRHEAFNNLGMVEMQKKNYGEASKFFEKAIEIIPTNSVYRINLGRSYLNDKNFKESVDAFNMAVYYNEELASKETSVYSSLILNKKYQEATKLLTENIPEGRQAQKLEEIITQMISLEEKSSICEYISYLKSKNMEIDKEIYLKCK, encoded by the coding sequence ATGAAACAATACTTCACCTTAATATTACTAACGCTTGCATTTTTTAGTTGTGATGAAAATGCCAAAAGAAATCAATCTTTTATAAAAGGTAGAGATGCTTTACAAATGAAAGAATTTGAAAAAGCTGAAATTCAATTAAAATTAGCTTTAGAAGAGGATTCTCTTTTTACAGAAGCATGGAATAACCTAGGAATTGCCTATGATGGACAAGGTAAAACTTATGAGGCTTTAAATGCATATAACATAGCCTTGAAACAGGATAATTGTTTAGAAGATGCCTACCAGAATAAAGCAAATGTCTATTTTAAATTAAAAGACTTAGATAAAGCAATAAAGACAGTTAGTAAAGGGCTTACATGTAACCCCGAAAACACATCATTATTACTAAATAGAGCAACCTTATTAGAAGAGAAAGGGGATTTTCAAGCGGCACTTGCTGATCTTAAACAATTGAAGGAAATCTCAGGAATTAGTGATGTTCTATACACCAATTTAGGTTTTGTATTTTATCATATTGGGATTTTAGACTCTGCATTTCATTATTCACTAATGGCAATTGAAATTAATCATAAGAGACATGAAGCTTTCAATAATTTAGGAATGGTTGAAATGCAAAAAAAGAATTATGGTGAAGCATCTAAGTTTTTTGAGAAAGCTATCGAAATCATTCCTACAAATTCTGTTTATCGCATAAATTTAGGTCGAAGTTATTTAAATGATAAAAACTTCAAAGAATCAGTTGACGCATTTAATATGGCTGTTTATTATAATGAAGAATTAGCATCAAAGGAGACTTCTGTTTATTCTTCATTGATTCTTAATAAAAAATACCAAGAAGCAACTAAGCTATTAACTGAGAATATTCCTGAAGGAAGACAAGCTCAAAAATTGGAGGAAATAATTACTCAAATGATCAGTTTAGAAGAAAAATCTTCTATTTGTGAATATATCAGCTATCTAAAATCAAAAAACATGGAAATAGATAAAGAAATTTATCTGAAATGTAAATAA
- a CDS encoding enoyl-CoA hydratase-related protein — protein MDYQNLLLEKNDGLLTITINRESKLNALNGKTLQELKSAFDMAYDEEEIRTVIITGKGEKAFVAGADISEFKDLNELNARKFSEEGQEIFNGIENCPKPVIAAVNGFALGGGCELAMACHIRVASDNAKFGLPEVSLGIIPGYGGTQRLPILVGKGIANEMILTGDMISAKRGHEIGLVNHVVSQDELMNKTKEIAAKILAKAPIAVSHAIDCINAAHTNASGYQTEANAFSSAIKTDDFTEGTSAFLEKRKPNFTGK, from the coding sequence ATGGATTATCAAAATCTTCTTTTAGAAAAGAACGATGGTTTACTTACAATCACTATTAATAGAGAGAGTAAACTAAACGCACTTAACGGAAAAACATTACAAGAACTGAAGAGTGCATTCGACATGGCTTATGATGAAGAAGAAATTCGAACTGTGATCATTACAGGAAAAGGAGAGAAAGCTTTTGTTGCAGGAGCTGATATCTCAGAGTTTAAAGACCTGAATGAACTAAATGCTAGAAAATTCTCTGAAGAAGGCCAGGAGATTTTTAATGGTATTGAGAATTGCCCTAAACCTGTCATTGCAGCTGTTAATGGTTTTGCTTTAGGTGGAGGATGTGAATTAGCTATGGCATGTCACATTCGTGTTGCATCTGACAATGCAAAGTTTGGTTTGCCTGAAGTATCATTAGGTATAATACCTGGATATGGTGGGACACAAAGATTACCAATCCTAGTAGGTAAAGGAATTGCTAACGAAATGATTCTTACTGGAGATATGATTTCTGCTAAAAGAGGTCATGAAATTGGTTTAGTAAATCATGTAGTCTCACAAGATGAGTTAATGAATAAAACAAAGGAGATCGCAGCAAAGATCTTAGCGAAAGCTCCGATTGCAGTGTCACATGCCATTGATTGTATCAATGCAGCTCATACAAATGCATCTGGATACCAAACTGAAGCGAATGCTTTTTCAAGTGCAATAAAAACAGATGATTTCACTGAAGGTACATCTGCATTTTTAGAAAAAAGAAAGCCTAATTTCACAGGTAAGTAA